From a single Phragmites australis chromosome 7, lpPhrAust1.1, whole genome shotgun sequence genomic region:
- the LOC133925614 gene encoding uncharacterized protein LOC133925614, translating to MPGSLNDINVLHRSHLLDDLAAGQAPKVNYTINGQDYTMGYYLADGIYPEWATFVKPIPAPVGRKRQHFVVQQAAARKDVERAFGVLQSRFPIVRGATRLWDEETLSAIMTACIIMHNMIIEDEREDDDVDYVYEGAGEDVEASHDVTPPLMVLSQRYNAIRCKQAHVNLREDLVEHLWQLHGGDV from the coding sequence GTCCTCCACCGATCACATCTCCTCGACGACTTAGCCGCCGGACAGGCACCGAAGGTTAATTACACAATCAATGGTCAGGACTACACAATGGGTTACTACCTTGCCGACGGAATTTACCCGGAATGGGCCACGTTTGTGAAGCCCATTCCGGCTCCTGTCGGCCGCAAGCGGCAACACTTTGTCGTGCAACAAGCGGCGGCCCGCAAGGACGTGGAGCGCGCCTTTGGAGTACTCCAGTCGCGGTTTCCTATTGTTCGCGGGGCAACACGGTTGTGGGACGAGGAAACCTTGTCCGCCATCATGACCGCATGCAtaatcatgcacaacatgattaTTGAAGACGAGCGCGAAGACGACGATGTGGACTATGTGTACGAGGGAGCAGGTGAAGACGTGGAGGCTTCGCACGACGTGACGCCACCATTGATGGTCTTGAGCCAACGGTACAATGCAATTCGATGCAAGCAGGCACATGTTAATCTCCGGGAAGACCTTGTCGAACACCTTTGGCAGTTACACGGAGGCGACGTGTAG
- the LOC133924974 gene encoding protein NARROW LEAF 1-like, which produces MRPSDDRAQISGFAHSEESSLDVEGHCYHQQSFPCSPSMQPIASGCTHTENSAAYFLWPTSNLQHCAAEGRANYFGNLSKGLLPKSGRLPKGQQANSLLDLMTIRAFHSKILRRFSLGTAVGFRIRKGVLTDIPAILIFVARKVHRKWLDPTECLPAIVEGPGGVWCDVDVVEFSYYGAPAQTPKEQMFSELVNRLCGSDECIGSGSQIASQDTFGTLGAVVKRRTGNKQVGFLTNRHVAVDLDYPNQKMFHPLPPNLGPGVYLGAVERATSFITDDVWYGIYAGTNPETFVRADGAFIPFADDFDISTVTTTVRGVGDIGDVKVIDLQCPLNSLIGRQVCKVGRSSGHTTGTVMAYALEYNDEKGISFFTDLLVVGENRQTFDLEGDSGSLIILTGQDAEKPRPIGIIWGGTANRGRLKLTSDHGPENWTSGVDLGRLLDRLELDLIITNESLKDSVQQQRLALVAAANSAVGESSTAAVTVPEEKVEEIFEPLGIKIEQLPRDGLPVSGTEGEDAAVTNVEEHQFISNFAGMSPVRRDQDAPRHIANLNNPSEEELAMSLHLGDREPKRLRTDPESELDLEK; this is translated from the exons ATGAGGCCTTCAGATGACAGGGCACAAATCTCAGGTTTTGCACATTCGGAAGAATCGTCACTGGATGTGGAGGGGCATTGCTACCATCAGCAGTCATTCCCTTGTTCTCCATCAATGCAACCAATTGCTTCTGGGTGCACACACACAGAGAACAGCGCGGCATACTTCTTATGGCCAACGTCGAACCTGCAGCATTGTGCTGCCGAGGGACGTGCAAACTACTTTGGCAACCTTTCGAAAGGACTTCTGCCCAAGTCTGGCAGGTTGCCCAAGGGCCAGCAAGCAAATAGTTTGCTTGACTTGATGACTATAAGAGCTTTCCATAGCAAGATATTGCGCCGTTTTAGCCTTGGGACGGCAGTGGGCTTCCGCATCAGGAAAGGGGTTCTGACAGATATCCCTGCGATTCTTATCTTTGTTGCTCGAAAGGTTCACAGGAAGTGGCTTGATCCAACCGAATGCCTTCCTGCTATTGTTGAG GGTCCAGGAGGTGTTTGgtgtgatgttgatgttgttgagTTTTCCTACTATGGTGCACCAGCTCAAACTCCTAAAGAACAAATGTTCAGTGAGCTTGTTAATAGGTTGTGCGGCAGTGATGAATGTATAGGTTCAGGCTCTCAG ATTGCAAGTCAGGACACTTTTGGAACTTTGGGTGCAGTAGTAAAACGGCGAACTGGCAACAAGCAGGTCGGTTTCCTTACCAATCGGCATGTCGCAGTTGACTTGGACTATCCAAACCAGAAGATGTTTCACCCATTGCCACCCAATCTTGGGCCTGGTGTTTATCTTGGGGCTGTCGAAAGGGCAACATCGTTCATCAcggatgatgtttggtatggaATTTATGCTGGAACAAACCCAG AGACATTTGTACGAGCCGACGGGGCATTCATCCCATTTGCTGATGACTTCGACATCTCAACTGTCACAACTACAGTTAGGGGCGTTGGTGACATTGGGGATGTCAAGGTTATAGATCTACAGTGTCCGCTTAATAGTCTCATAGGGAGGCAAGTATGCAAAGTCGGCCGAAGTTCTGGTCACACAACTGGAACTGTGATGGCTTATGCCCTCGAGTACAATGATGAGAAAGGAATAAGCTTCTTCACTGACCTCCTTGTTGTTGGTGAGAACCGCCAAACATTTGATTTGGAAGGTGATAGTGGAAGCCTTATTATCCTGACTGGCCAAGATGCTGAGAAGCCACGCCCTATTGGAATAATATGGGGTGGAACAGCAAACCGCGGGAGGCTAAAGCTTACAAGTGATCATGGCCCTGAAAATTGGACCAGTGGAGTCGATCTTGGCCGCCTTCTAGATCGTCTGGAACTTGATCTTATCATAACAAACGAATCACTCAAAG ATTCCGTGCAGCAGCAAAGGCTTGCTTTGGTGGCTGCAGCTAACTCTGCCGTTGGGGAGTCTTCCACAGCAGCTGTTACCGTCCCTGAAGAAAAGGTGGAAGAGATCTTTGAGCCTCTAGGGATCAAAATTGAGCAGCTGCCTCGGGATGGCCTGCCGGTCTCTGGAACTGAAGGGGAGGACGCAGCTGTGACCAATGTGGAAGAGCATCAGTTCATCTCAAATTTCGCCGGCATGTCCCCCGTGCGCCGTGACCAGGATGCTCCCAGGCACATCGCCAACCTGAACAATCCATCGGAGGAAGAACTCGCCATGTCGCTGCACCTAGGCGACCGGGAGCCCAAGCGGCTACGCACGGACCCAGAGTCAGAGCTCGACCTGGAGAAGTGA